In one window of Synergistaceae bacterium DNA:
- the tadA gene encoding tRNA adenosine(34) deaminase TadA produces the protein MDDVYFMSQAILEAERAFREGEVPVGAVLVREGEIISKGFNVKTIDPTAHAEMRVIREAAARLGGWNLRGCDLYVTLEPCPMCAGAAVAARLRSVVFGARDPRAGAVGSLYDIPRDTRLNHRCRVRGGVLKESCAELLIRYFEKRRKKLKTENGAAHEVKA, from the coding sequence ATGGATGACGTTTACTTTATGTCTCAGGCGATTCTCGAAGCGGAGCGGGCCTTCAGGGAAGGAGAGGTTCCGGTGGGGGCGGTTCTGGTGCGGGAGGGCGAAATTATCTCGAAGGGATTCAACGTGAAAACCATCGACCCCACGGCTCACGCCGAAATGCGGGTGATTCGCGAGGCGGCGGCCCGTCTTGGAGGGTGGAATCTGCGGGGGTGCGATCTGTACGTGACCCTGGAACCCTGTCCCATGTGCGCCGGAGCTGCCGTCGCCGCCCGTCTCAGAAGCGTGGTTTTTGGCGCCCGGGACCCCCGGGCCGGAGCCGTCGGGTCCCTGTACGACATTCCCCGGGACACTCGGCTCAATCACCGATGCCGGGTGCGGGGCGGCGTTTTGAAGGAGTCCTGCGCCGAACTTCTTATACGATATTTCGAAAAGCGCCGAAAAAAACTGAAAACTGAAAACGGCGCTGCGCATGAAGTAAAAGCATGA
- a CDS encoding YhcH/YjgK/YiaL family protein, translating to MIMGTLQYAPRYSGLGSGVQSALEFLISQDLTQLSPNRYAIDGDRVFSIVEEISTVPHSARLFEAHRNYIDLHMTLSGEEWYGYAPINNMKQVKEYNPEEDTRLYGGEGVYFRVPDGQFVLFFPEDSHKPGITFDVPGIIRKVIVKIGIEPDKRENA from the coding sequence ATGATTATGGGAACGTTGCAGTACGCGCCCCGCTACAGCGGACTTGGCAGTGGAGTTCAGTCGGCGCTCGAATTTTTGATTTCACAGGATCTGACCCAGCTGTCTCCGAACCGATATGCCATCGACGGAGACAGAGTGTTCTCCATCGTAGAGGAGATAAGCACCGTCCCTCACAGTGCGCGGCTTTTCGAGGCCCACAGGAATTATATCGATCTTCACATGACGCTGTCGGGGGAGGAATGGTACGGCTACGCCCCCATCAACAACATGAAACAGGTGAAGGAATACAATCCGGAAGAGGATACCAGGCTGTACGGCGGAGAAGGCGTCTATTTCAGAGTTCCGGACGGGCAGTTCGTCCTGTTTTTTCCGGAAGATTCTCATAAGCCCGGAATCACCTTCGACGTCCCGGGGATCATCCGAAAAGTGATCGTCAAAATCGGTATCGAGCCGGATAAACGGGAAAATGCATGA
- a CDS encoding ArsA family ATPase has translation MNTETKKKRRPFTFFGGKGGTGKTTCASAYGAWLARNGYKTLLVSTDPAHSLSDALGVALSDKILPVRENLWGIEIDAAEEAKRYISEIQDKMLSIVSAVIVDEIKRQMEIAYMSPGAEEAAIFDKFVELMENLGDPWEAIVFDTAPTGHTLRLLSLPEILGTWIDSLIQKRKKSLELFKMAGKFDADLMKRAMEDPVIESLTRRQKKFEKSRQYLTDAESSEFFFVLNAERMPILETARAVELLEKYGIPVGGLVVNRVIPPEAGEFFAERLIAQKDYLKEIRDRFGAKKIVHLPLLRSDVRGMEQVDAVADLIGEIDA, from the coding sequence ATGAATACGGAGACGAAAAAGAAACGACGCCCGTTTACCTTTTTTGGAGGTAAGGGAGGAACCGGTAAAACCACCTGTGCAAGCGCTTACGGAGCCTGGCTGGCCCGGAACGGCTATAAGACGCTCCTGGTTTCCACCGACCCCGCCCATTCTCTTTCCGATGCACTGGGAGTCGCCCTGAGCGATAAAATTTTGCCGGTGCGTGAAAATCTGTGGGGCATAGAGATCGACGCCGCGGAGGAAGCAAAACGTTATATCAGCGAAATTCAGGATAAAATGCTGAGCATTGTCAGCGCGGTGATCGTGGACGAAATTAAACGCCAGATGGAAATCGCCTACATGTCCCCTGGCGCTGAAGAAGCGGCGATTTTCGACAAATTCGTCGAACTGATGGAAAACCTGGGGGATCCCTGGGAGGCCATTGTCTTCGATACGGCTCCCACGGGGCATACTCTGCGCTTGCTTTCCCTGCCGGAGATTTTGGGAACCTGGATCGACAGCCTGATTCAAAAACGCAAAAAATCCCTCGAGCTTTTTAAAATGGCGGGAAAGTTTGATGCGGATTTGATGAAACGCGCCATGGAAGACCCCGTGATCGAATCTCTGACCCGCAGGCAGAAGAAATTTGAAAAGAGCCGACAATATCTTACGGATGCCGAAAGTTCGGAGTTCTTTTTCGTTCTGAACGCCGAAAGGATGCCCATCCTGGAAACGGCCCGGGCGGTGGAGCTGTTGGAAAAGTACGGAATCCCCGTAGGAGGTCTCGTCGTCAATCGGGTGATCCCTCCGGAGGCGGGCGAGTTCTTCGCCGAGCGGCTGATTGCTCAGAAGGACTATCTGAAGGAGATCCGGGATCGCTTTGGCGCCAAAAAAATTGTTCATCTGCCTCTTCTGCGGTCGGATGTCCGCGGCATGGAGCAGGTGGATGCGGTTGCGGATTTGATAGGAGAAATTGACGCATGA